Part of the Planktothrix sp. FACHB-1365 genome is shown below.
GTTCAGTTACTCCAATTATTATTCTACATTAAAAATAGCCCAAATCATTACATAGCAATTATTTGGGCTTTTATTTAGAGCATTTTAATTGAAAATTCAATTGGCTTAAATATCTGCGGAATGTGGGTTAAAACTCCTTGTATTTTTGTCTGATGCCTATTTATCGTTACCCGAATTGAAAGTTATGCAGAAAATTGAAAGGGGCGATCGCACACTACTATATGCCCTTTATATGATAAAATTATCCGTGATGCTGATATCTCCCAGTTCTATTTTAATACTAAAATGTTCTCCAGGTTTTCCCTGAAATTGTAATTGAATCCAATTATCAGCACTGCGAGATATTGCCTCTAAAAACACTACTTCCGTATCCTCTAAAACGGTTAATTTCAGATCAGGAGGTAAATAAGAATCTTCACCATTAGGATATAATCGGGCTATAATTGTGCGTTGTTCCTCCGTGTTAACTTGATATGCTAAAACCAATGCTAAGGGATATTCTGCCAGTTGAAATTGTCGAATTCCAGTGACACTCTCTAAGATATCTTCTGTTTCTGCACTCCGAGAACGGGGTGCAGTCGCATATCTAAAAACCAAATTTTCGGCTAAATTTTCTAAGAAGCTTTCTAAAGCCACAAAATCACCGTTTAGTTGAATCTGATTCGGTTGTAACCATTCAGGTAAACTAATAAATTTTGGAGGATTGGTGTTAAATTCGGCATTGATCATCGGTTGAGGTAATGGTTGATTTGCAACGTTATTTCCCCAGACAATATTATTCCAAATTTTGTCTAATTTATTGAGCAATTCTGCTGCTAATTCTTGCCAGTCTTCATGATTAAGATTGTCCTCTCGGTTCCCTCCCCGCCAACCCATTCCTCCTTGTGCTGGAAGACAACTGGCTAAAAATTCACCTCCGGCATAGGGCCATTTTTCTTTCGGATAGGTGCGGTAAATTCGTTCTAGTTGAGTGATAATTGCTGTTAAGGGTTGTTTTGTTAGTCGGGTTTTAACTGTCTCTGTAACCAGATCAAGACTTTGAAAAAAATTGAACCCTAGTTCTAAACGGTGTATATACTCTATAAATAACTCCAAGGGTTGAATTTGTTCAAAACTTAAATTTTCTGTCATTTCTGAAGGATTACAAGCGGGGTAAAATCCTAAGATAATGGCTTGTTTTACAGTTTCATTAATCAAAACAACTAGATAACCGATGCGATCGCTCCAAGTTTCAGGAGGAATTAGAATTTCTGTCTCTCTTGGTAAGACAGGACGGCATTCAACTTTACCTAAATTCCTCAGTTCCAAATCAGCAATATTTAAACCTGTTTGCTGAATAACATCTAAACTATCACAAGCCTCTAAATCCGTTTCTATTCCCATCAATTCACAATATGAATCCACAGCATAAAC
Proteins encoded:
- a CDS encoding DUF1822 family protein, yielding MTSTTFYSPFVVPLPRKAYEIAEAFQKQHQSNSQKARQVYLNVLAVYAVDSYCELMGIETDLEACDSLDVIQQTGLNIADLELRNLGKVECRPVLPRETEILIPPETWSDRIGYLVVLINETVKQAIILGFYPACNPSEMTENLSFEQIQPLELFIEYIHRLELGFNFFQSLDLVTETVKTRLTKQPLTAIITQLERIYRTYPKEKWPYAGGEFLASCLPAQGGMGWRGGNREDNLNHEDWQELAAELLNKLDKIWNNIVWGNNVANQPLPQPMINAEFNTNPPKFISLPEWLQPNQIQLNGDFVALESFLENLAENLVFRYATAPRSRSAETEDILESVTGIRQFQLAEYPLALVLAYQVNTEEQRTIIARLYPNGEDSYLPPDLKLTVLEDTEVVFLEAISRSADNWIQLQFQGKPGEHFSIKIELGDISITDNFII